From the Rhea pennata isolate bPtePen1 chromosome 1, bPtePen1.pri, whole genome shotgun sequence genome, the window CATCCTGCTTATTCTAGTGCCTTTTTATCACCCCTCATGTAATTTATGTCCTTCACCCACTTCTCTTAAGTTGTCTGTTCCCTCCCACACCTGTTTTACCCAATTTCCATCCTGTGACTTGCTTAGAAGCAATagcttctccatttctttccgCTTCCGTTCACAGCAGAACATATCACAGTAGCGAATGTGTGTGTCCCGTGTCTTGAAGTGATTTCTTGCTGCCCTGAACTGACTTCCTCACTAGTCTCAGCTGCTCAGGAACCACTTCTCCCTCAGCTTTGCCTGACTAAAGTGATTTCCCCTTCCTGTCACACTTGAACTAGAGTGACTTTTCCCCTCATTTGCACTAGAACTACTTTTGTCCTTCAGCCCAATCTCAGctgcactgcattttttttcccctttgtcaGACTCTGCAAAGGTTCCTGACCTACCAGGACAGTGATaccctcactttttttttcctccctcccctgtcCCCAAACACAGACTgagtcttctttcttctctccagctgtAGTTCTCCAGTCTCAAAGTGAGATTATTTTCCACTCATCTCTGAGtgaattcccccccccctttttttttcccttctctgtccTATCTACAGCAacatcttcctgttttctctaCAGGCTCAAAAAACAGAGACACAATATGCAGGTGTAAGCCTGGATTTTTCCTGACATTTAGTAGTAACATTTGCAAGCCTTGCAACAGGTGAGTTTTTGTCTCTGTATGCCTCTTTGCTGAGTAGGAGAgacagcagacaccagcctAACAGTGTAGTGAATGAATTTTCCTCAGAGGTCTGTTCATCTTGACATAACTTCCCAAAATATGAGCCTTCCTGAGGAATGGGGTCCCCCCACTAGCCTTCTCCATGCAGGCATCAAAACACTAAGAACAACACTTTCGGTAGGCACTGTGCATGTCTCTGCTTTGCTGGCTCAGGTTGAACTGTCTGTTCTTAGAATTGTTGCAAATGCCTTTTGTCTTGTTCCACACGTGCTCAGATCTCTGATGTGCTCTTTCAGCTGCCTTGAAGAAGAATGCCTGCAGTGTCATAGCCCAGTGTCTACCTCACCGACTCCGTCTGGTCTGCGTGAGTACTGGGGAAACTGAGGGACAGTGGAATCTCTTCAAtgtgtgcttttgttttgtcagCCCCTTCTGTCGACCTGCTACTGCTTCCTCTACTCTCCCAAGCCAGTataacttctttttctcattaCCAACTGCACGGGTTCGCTTCCTTATCTTTTTCTAGCATTTACATTtacctcttcctttctcattcGCTCACTCGTTTGccttctttgttttgttcagaTGGCAGCCTCGTCCTTGGCATCATCGTTGCGATATTTTTAGTTATCTCTGTCTTCTACGTTGTAAATAAAGTGGTGAAGGTGGTGCATAAAAATGGCATAGCTTCTTCTTTTTACTCCTGTGGTGAGTATAGCAAACTATACACTGATACTAATTGGGATGGACATCACAGTGCGTGTGAGGGAAACGGTGGGATCCCATTACTCTGCTTTGGTGCAAAGCCAGAGGAACATGAATAGTCAACAGCTAAGCTTACTGGTGCAATTCTTGCAATTCTGCATCCACACCCATGCTGTGCCTGGAAGTGCATGTGAGCTCATTGCTAAGAGATGGGCATTTTGCTGTAAAATCTTGTGAGGTCAGGATTGTGAATAGCTGCTTTCCTGTCTTCTCTGGGAAGAGaggaagtgaaaataatttctgtctctttttttttttctttaaagttccTTTGCCACAGACAAGCAAAGAACCAGCATCTGAGGTAAGACAGTAGGTACAAGAGCATCTCCTCTACTTTTAGATTTTAACCGTGTGTCCAGAGTAACTTTGTTCCCTGGGGGCTCTTTTCAAGGCTTGTACTTTCAAATAAGCTGAGTAATAGGGCTGTTTAATGTGAGCCTTTTATTTTAGAGGATGGAGCCATTATATTTTGTTTCCGCTCTACTAGTGGGTGCTTTTCAAACTCCTGGCTTtgtgctcttttccttctgaatgcaATTTTTCAGACATCTGTTCCTcagtcctttttttctccttacataTCACAAGCTGAGAGAATTTAACTCATTGAATTTCACTTTATGTCTTGGCTCCACAAGCCTTccattgctgcttttctcaggTCCAATATTGTTCTGCAGTTAAGAGGGCCCAGGCAATAGCCAAGGTGGTGATCCCACAACCTTGTGGTGAAGGATGATGGAATGGTGGCAAATGAAGCTTCTGGAATAGCAATGAATCAGGCTTCCAGTCTGATGTTTAGAGCGGTGTTTTGGAGCACAGGGCCTGGCCTCATGTTGCTGCTAGGGGATTGCACCACGTTGGTTGTCTTCAGCCTGATTCAATTTTGCACAGAAGTACTTCTTCCAGATTGCCATTTTCTGATTCCAAAAGAGTTGAACTCCTCAGTTTGTGCTGGAAAGAAATGTTTGGTGTCTTGTGCTCAAGCAAGCCATATAGGAAGGATTAAAGCCTCAACACTTGTTCCACAGCTATCTTTGCTACGTTTTAGTATATAAAAGTACTGGTTCTTTACAGGAGACAGGTGCATTGTGTTGCTATGGAGTGATGCCAAAgtaaaaacagtatctttttcaGGTTGAGGTAAAAAGAAATGTGACTTCCATCCTTCTTCCGGAATCCCATAAGGAAACGGTTTTGTTAGTGAATGCAACACCACCATCAGCATCAATGCCACAAAGTTCACATGAGCTACCAGACTGTGTCAGACCTGCCAGAAAGACACAGCTTCCAGACAGTGAGTGAAACTCCCCCATCCCTCCCTAGGCAAACTAAAACTTGGCCTTGCAGATCTGGCTAGGAGTATGTATGAGAAACTCTGCCAGGTGTACCTGATGTGTATATGCTTCAGGTGCAGCACCgtgcaaaggcagaagcaggcCCAGAGCCTGTATATGCTAAACATCTGCAGGTGGCCCACCTGCTGCTTTTTTACTTGCCAGCATCAAGGCATGTCAGGAATATGTCATATGTGCCGACATGCTGTCAGTCTAATGCCTCTGGGATGGCCCCCTGAACAACTTTTTTGCAGGAATGTGTGGAAGCAAGGGCCCTGTTGCATGCATGCTTAACTCTGCTCATAACCTTGCACAAGAGCATATGGAAGTAACGCACTGTTGGTTAGTAAGAGTGAGTCTCAATGTTACTTACGTTTGTCTGTGTGACTATTCAGTAGAAGACCTGAACAGGAGAGGGCAAGGCACTGCCCAGTCGTGGATTGTTCACAACACTCTTCAGGCTGCAGAATTCTGGTTCTtacactttttcttctctcagatcCAGCTATTCTGTACACTGTGGTGGATCATGTGCCGCCATCTCGGTGGAAAGAATTTGTGAGGCGTCTGGGGCTGAGTGACTGTGATCTGGAACGAATTGAGATGGAGCATCGGCGTATGCGAGATGCCCAGTATGAAATGCTTAGACTGTGGAAATTGCAGATGGGCCATGCAGCAACTGTGGAACGTATAAGCTGTGTCCTCAACCAGATGGAGCTGAGTGGTTGCAGTGAAGCTATTCAAGAGGCGTTGCCAAACCAGAACTGTCTTCAACCTTGCAGCCTCCACAGCCATCCTTAATCAACTTCTGTTTTAGTTCCCCTTGCTATGTCTGTTAGGAGGATCATAACTcccttccttttgtttcttcctttttccatacttccccccccccccctctctaAATCTTCTCAAGTGGGTTTGTTGGAAGCAGCAACAGATAATGCTAGAGAAAGGTTGTGGTTTGGTTGTCAACCATCACATTGTTCAACACCTTCAAGCGAGGAGAGATCTCTACAACAAGCCCTTTTCCAAAAGGGGAAAGTACCTTTTAAAGGAAGTGGTGTGTAGACTCTGACCAAGGTGCAAAGGGGAAGTTGGAGTGCTATGTGACTTCATAGCTCAGCTACTCCACGGACAATTTGCTGCTGAAAAAGGTGCCTTCATCGCAATGTGGCAGGTTAACAGTAACAGTGGAGTGACTTGGCTGAGCTGGCTTTTCAAATGGTAAAGTATCCACTTTTTGcagatctgtttttctgcaagaTCAGATAATTGAACTGGCTCACATTGCAGCCCTTTGATTGCTAAATCTGACTAAAGGGAAGTGGAGGGAGGACATGCCTATTTCTGGGAGTGGGTGAAGATTGCCCCCTGTTGGTATCAGCACGTTATCAAATTGGCTTTGCTGCAGGTCAGCCTGCACCTTCAGCCCTCTTCCTGTGGCAAAAGAGTAATGGAGATTTGGAAATGGTAGCCCTGTGAGAAATAGGAAGATGCCCTTTCCACACTCCCCATTTCCCTCAGGTTCAAGAGGAATGATTACAAGCCAGTGGGTCAGTTGGGAGGTTGGTGCTTTTTCTCAAGTGCTTTTCTGCACCTTGAAACTGTGTTAGCATTAACAAAACACTTGCCTATGTGTTTGTCCAAGTGCAGGAATGGGAAAGAATGCGTATGTGTGTGAATGAGAAGGTACCTATGTACCTGATAGCATGAGCTGTCTGCAAATCTGTGCTTGCCCGGATGTCAGTAGGCTTGTGTCCACCTGCTTATCTATCTCCTGAGTGATGTGCTGAATCTGATCTAACTGCAAATGGGactgtgtatatataattttttagcAACTGTTGAATAACTTCACACTACTTCCAAGACTCCATCCTGTGAGTGACACTTGCGTATAAGAGACGTGTTGTATACCATCTCCGGGCTTACATCACTGCTTTTTCATAGGTATTACCCTGGAGGAAGCAGAAGTAGCAAAAAGCAGTTAGCCTGGGTGAGGTGCAGGTCATCCACACACTTGTGAACATGGATTGTTTTTAGTTTCTTGTTTCTAGGCGGGAGAGTTGTAAATACACTAAGTgctctgaaataaaatccttatttttaactttgtctccattttggttttgttcatgTCATCTCCTAGGGCTGGAGTGGGGGCAGAGTGTGGGGAAAAACTTACATGTGTTGAGAGTGGTGGGATTTTGGGCAGGGGAGAAGAAGGCTCTGAACTTTTGTAGATAAAACTCAGCTGCCCTTAAGTCAGAGGAAACTGGCTGAGGGCAGGAAATAGGACTGAAAACAGGCCCAGTTGCAGGTCTTTTCAGATATTTGAGATTCAAATGGGATGCTAGcatgttttaaatgaatttttaaacaacACACAATGAGTCGTTTTGAttaatatttggatttttaaagaggaaaatgccTTTAAGaaactaatattaaaatataatttattattattatcttatGAAGATATGCTTTTACCGACAAATCAAAACTCTGTATTAGGGCAGCAATGACCATTGCTACTACATACAAAACAACCTTGAAACTTAGAAATGAAATGTCGCCAAGTTCACAAAAGTCAGGGACAAAGCCAGGAACCAAAGTCAGTTTTAATTCCCTGCTTAATGCTTTGTTTGCTATGCTTTTTAATGAAGTTGTTCTCCACAGCAGGCCACTGAATTATACAGAGTGACAGTTTGAGCTGATTGCATagagattttaagaaatttatCCACAGAAACATTATTCTCTTAGCAAGGGTGGGATTACAACCTACCCTTAACCCCATGTAAGTGATTCTTGTGtcaaagaagaaattaatagGGTCCCATTTCTAATTACTGCTGTAAAAACTAATGACATATGAACATAATTACATAATTAATGAACATAATAACAAAAGTTACTGAAGTTATTTGTGCTCTATCCTATATACCTCATTTAATGGTTTAAGGTTTAATATTAATAGTTCAAAAGCTAAAGCCATAGAAGAGTGAGAAGTCAAATTAAGAAATTCTGTGGTGGTGTTTCAAGAGATGGTATCAGCCAGCCTCTGCAAGGAAGGAGAGTGTTGCTGCTGTCAGAAATATCAGATGTTATCTCATAAAAATAACTATAGGAAAgtcttgaaaattaatttttctgatttttttctcccctttatGAAGAGATATAGAATATGAAAAGTGATGAAAAACTTTCCTCCTGTTCCctaacttgaaaaaaatttaattgtATTAGTTTTGATtgtattgtttccttttttttttcttcccggTGGGAAAGCAGCACATGTAAAAAGTAAGATTGTTGTTGTTCTCTGTGGTATACGTCTGCAAACAAGTACACAGAGTAAGAGCTTTTATCACTACTAGCGTCGTTTTCCCTCAAAGTCCTCAGTCAAATTATTACATCTGCTATGTGAAACTCCAAAGTCAGATTTCAAGAATGCCTGTGAAACTCGTTCCGTTTGTAGAGCGTTATAAAACCCAACTCCATACGCATCGAGTAATTTCTAGGAGGTAGGATAAAGGCCCGGTGACGCAACTAATTCCTAACACCCAAAATAAGCCGATGGGCTAACTGTGCGTTAGGCAGGGTAAACTGGTGAGGGAAAATTACGCTGTTAGCGACGACGAAGGGAACCTGCGGGAATATTATCAAGCTCCCTCTCGGCGTGGGCTTGAACCTGACTAAAAAACGTagcgggccgggcggccgcccgcggagGGGAACTGGTGCCCTCGCAGGGGGTGCTGCCGCCCACCGAGCAGCTCTCGCTGGGGCAGCAGCCCTGAGGGGAGCGCAGACAGCCTGCAGATGCTGTCCTGAGCCCGACTAGACAGAGCGGGCACCGTGAGGCGCCTTATGCAGCCGGCGAAGCCGCTTTCTTGCCGCCGCTTCCCTCAGcgtcccccctccccgcccgccccacATTGGTACATCCCAACCGGCCGCCGCAGTGCGCGCTGGGAGCTGTgacggcggcgcgggcgggcgttgaggcgggcggccgcggggcaggtcccgtcccctcctctccctcacTTCGCCTCGCGCtccgcgggggggggggcgtcgcgccccccggcccccctcccggcccccTCTCCCTTCCGTCGCCATGGCCCTCAGCAAGTCCATGCACGCACGAAACCGCTACAAGGACAAACCGCCCGACTTCGCCTACCTGGCCTCCAAGTACCCCGAGTTCCGGCAGCACGTGCAGGCCACCCTGTCCGGCAGGGTGAGGTAGGGCtgcgcggccgttgggggggggaggggggaggggggctgctTCCGGAGCCGCCGTGAGGGAGGGGCGGCTCAACGGCTCTCGGTCTCCCGGCgtcagagtgtgtgtgtgtgtgtgtgttttggggggggacgggacgggacacGACTCCGCGTGTGTCGGCACGCAGGGCTTGAAGCCGTACCCTTCTGTTAATCGCTTGTTGTATCTTTCAGCCTAAACTTCAAGGACCCCGAAGCGGTGAGGGCTCTGACGTGCACCCTCCTGAAAGAAGATTTTGGACTTACAATCGACATCCCCTTGGAAAGGCTTATTCCTACGGTTCCTTTGCGACTGAATTATATCCATTGGGTGGAAGATCTTATCGGCCATCAGGAGGTCGATAAGCAAGTTCTTAGACGGGGAATTGACATAGGTACTTGGAATAAGCCTTTTAACAAAAATTTAAGTTATTTACTATCGATGAAATTAGCTAATAAAACTGGTTATACATCAAGAGAGAAATCTTAAATTTGATAAACATGAACGTGATGCTAGCAATGTACTGGTATTTCAGATGACTTTCTTGGACTGTGTTTCTTTGCACAAACATAAGAATGACTGTAgcaggtgtgttttttttcttgtttttgcttttggtgGCACTGAATGTGGCTTTGTTTTGTATTCAAAATTGCACTGTTAGTAACAGATAAAAATGTGATTCCAAAAGAAGTGTCTCTTTGTCTCTCAGTTTTTGATTGCATTTCTTCTCAGTCTTCCAACTGGTGCGTTACAtcatattaacatttttttctgcttttggacATCTATGTGAGAGATACTTGTAGGCTGCATAACAATATTTTCTAGCCTTGTATTTTGATgtgttattttttctctcttttcaggtGTATTTGATAGATGACTgttctatcttttctttttttaagctttttttttcaatgcagaGATATTAATGAGCTAAATTGTAAAagaagtttaattaaaaattaggGAAAATACTAGGAAAACTACCTTTTCATTGCAGATGATCAGGATTTCCTGTATGTCTGTAGAAAGCAAAGTACTGTTGAAGCTAGACTAGGCATCCACAGACTGATGATATCTTTCAGTAGTTGCTGTCTAGGAATATTGCAGCTTTTTCAGTTTCACTTGATAATATCTGGATCAACCAGCAGATCAGCACAAGCTTAGTTATTCGGTAGAGGTGTGAATGTGTAAGGTGTACACTGATCTGAATCATTTggttttcattagaaataaaacaaggatATCGTATATGCTATAATTgtaaaaaagtgacattttatgTTAGTGTGTATTTCTCTTTGTGAACAAGTTTGCATCTGTCAGGCTGTTTTCTTAAATAGCTTAATTGGCACCCCGGATTCTTTGAATGTTGTAAGtgttaggggaaaaaagtcagaTATTACAGAGATGtcagtttcttttttatggTTGCTCTATGCATCGaagtaaaattatttgcaatagaagaatacagaaaaatacatttgtcagTAATCATCTTTTTTAGAAAGTCAAAATATATTTGGCTTTCACTGTATAAACTGCTTCTTCTATAGGACAATGATTGATTTAACAAAGAAGTCTGTCATTTACTAGATAACTTATTTCCAGGCAGGATGGAAATATTCTTTACTGAAAGTGCATCTTTGACTGtgctctattttaaattaagaaaataaggTTCACTAAAATGCTGATTAGTGGTTTATAAtcagttttcttgaaaatagTTGTTTATGTTGTAAACATTATGTAATTAACAGACACGCTCTGTATAACACCAGagatttattttgcctttttctgtgaCTTTTCTTTTCTACAGGGACAGGGGCATCTTGCATATACCCATTACTTGGGGCAAC encodes:
- the LOC134150894 gene encoding tumor necrosis factor receptor superfamily member 1A-like; this translates as MPGPALPRGSLGTVILTFVCVLTEESIEIAPVPYTLQARQVALDGRDPFNPFRREKRQVQCQLGQYLHPRETHCCMRCHAGTYKLKDCERPDQAPICLPCANGTFTAVDNTMSKCFQCTQCRSDFQQIVETPCTPKQDTVCGCRKNQYQVGLLDLFLCRNCSTCVNGIIANCSKNRDTICRCKPGFFLTFSSNICKPCNSCLEEECLQCHSPVSTSPTPSGLHGSLVLGIIVAIFLVISVFYVVNKVVKVVHKNGIASSFYSCVPLPQTSKEPASEVEVKRNVTSILLPESHKETVLLVNATPPSASMPQSSHELPDCVRPARKTQLPDNPAILYTVVDHVPPSRWKEFVRRLGLSDCDLERIEMEHRRMRDAQYEMLRLWKLQMGHAATVERISCVLNQMELSGCSEAIQEALPNQNCLQPCSLHSHP